In the genome of Lactuca sativa cultivar Salinas chromosome 3, Lsat_Salinas_v11, whole genome shotgun sequence, the window gtcattctgacagaataaaatcggttattattaaaaataatattaaaatttaattagaattaatttaaaaaattcagatttttaaaaaaagaagggaattaatgatcccttaaaatccgaaaattgctttttttttaaataggttAATTGACCAACATACCAttttgctgaaatttgtgtgattatatgatacatgctaccctatggtaatatcatagaccctcagatcatgactgttgattctattcatccagtggtccagatctgtgcattctggcacacaatagttactagaaacaatataacctaaccgtgtatatatatatatatatatatatatatatatatatatatatatatatatatatatatatgacaacatcaatattattatttattacctTGTCTGTTATATCACTTGATTTAATTCATTCAATTCCATCGTACTAAAGAAACTAATAATTACAAAATTCGTACCAAAATATCATGCAGATATTATTAGTAGGAAGGAGGCAATGAATCAAGATAGGGATCATATTCATATGTAAACGTAACTAACGTGGGGCATCGCTTGGCTGCTACTCATTGCTTTTTTATTTCAGACCACATGCATCTGTCTCACTTACTCCAAACCGAATGCGCCCATAAGTTTTGCCTTATATTTTCTTTTTCAGTAAAAATTAAATCCAAAACGATTTTTAACTTTGCATCTACTTTAATAATAACTTCAACTtatcactttaatattaaaaatagATGGATTAATTGAAAATTTGTTATCGTTTTTAAATGTAGTTTACGTAATTCTCAGTAATTTCAAAGTATaaaatgcataaaatgaaaattaaaacaaGAAAGTAAAATACGAAAATACCCGTACAGTGTAAGGTGGGGTCCAGCTTTAGCATGTGAAACGCCGTCTTGAACGGTGGCACTATCCACGTCACCTCGTGTTCACGTCTTCTACGTGATTAAACCCCTTTTTGAGAGTCTACGTTTCCGTCAACAGTATGCACATGTGCCCCCATACACTCTCACGTGCATCCTTTTACACGTGTCCTCTAATCTAACCGACGCCGTTTATTAAACGCTTGTTAGAATCCATATATATACAAACCTCATAAACCCTTCACACACAACACAATCACTATCTATCTTATATTTATATtagaaattttgattttgataaaaATGACGGGTGTACTTTTCCGGACCGGTTCAGGACCGATTCACTCGTCCCTGTTGCCCGGTTCAGCGAGAATCGCCGTTCCTCTTCGTCACGATTCGTTTTCCGGTGGTGAGAAGATGGATTTTTCGGGTTTGTGTTTGGAGGTTAACAACAACAACAGTCGTCGGAGAATCACTAGAGCTATATCTGAGCCGAAGGAAATTAATAGACTGAGGTCAATCAGTACGGGATCGCAAACTTTTCCGGAAATGTTACCGGAGGTGGATGAGGAATCGTTGTCGGATGAGGATGTAGTTGGAAGTACTGGAACGTTGAAGTTTGCGGAGAAATGTTTTGATCGGATGAGTTGGATACCGGGAAGTGGAATCTCAGTGGAGGAGACGCAGTTTTCCGGTGTCGGTAGTGGAAGTGGACGAGATCGCGATGGTTTCGGTTCAGGAGGTTCTTCTTCCGATCGCGAACGGAAGAAAATCGGTGAGTACTATCTTCAAATGTTGAAGTCGAACCCTAACGATCCTCTTATCCTACGGAACTATGGAAAATACTTGCACGAGGTATACATAATTAATTCGATCCTTTTACGTACTTCTCATTCTTCTTTCAATCGACAATTAAATTGGTGAATCTGTTCTTATATAACTAACTAAGTTTTTGTGTTCTTGGAAGCTCAGGTAGAAGGAGACAGTGTTAAAGCGGAGGAGTACTACGGAAGAGCGATACTAGCGAGTCCTGGAGACGGAGAACTTCTATCGTTGTATGGTAAACTAATTTGGGATACAGAGAAAGACGGAGAGCGAGCTAAATCTTACTTCGATCAGGCTGTTAGCGCATCTCCTGATGATTGGTACGTTACGTTCATCATCGAAACAGATTTACACGAAATAATTCATAAATGTAATGAACTAACTGTGATCGATCTGGAAATTACAAAATGGCAGTATGGTGATGGGATCATACGCGCAATTCATGTGGGAAGCAGAAGAAGACGAAGATGACGAAGAAGAATCTGGATCTAAGGTGACGTTGCTTCCTGCATCACAACCGATGGTTTCAGCGTTCTAGGTTCGAATCCATCTTATTTCAGATTTTCTCTATCTCGATCTCCTCATGCAGTTGCAGATAGATTGACGATGATTAAGTTGCTAACATCGATGTACGTTTAAGTATATGAAAAATATAACTACTTCAAAATAAAATCGGAATGATTATTATCTGATCTAATTAGCCTGATCATAACTTTAGATCTTCCGATGCTTTTATCAATAGGAATGAATTGTATTCGATGAAAGAGAGAAATCTGAAATTGTACAGAGCACGATGGCTATGGTGTACGGCCAATCAGTTTAATAAATTTAAAGCTCTCCtttaatttttagatttttgttttatatttttagctTATTAAATGTATTTTTTAGAACCAAAGGTGCACATATATATGAAGCatataaatttgagttttttttttattaatgtttttaaaagCAATTAGTAATACATAACAAAAATCAACGTGAAACTTTATGTTATAATATTAGATATAGATAGATGACTACTAGGGAGGGTTTGGAGTACAACTGATGGGTTCCAATCACAAGAAAGATGACTTATGAGTAAAGAAAGGCATTTGAATTTTTCTTATTTTGCTCAAAGGGCTCAAACTAAGCCATGTGAAGTAGTCAACATAAAACTTAAATAGATTAATGTCAAAAATCATAACCAATAGCGCTTATTGAAAAAAATGTGTGTGTAAAAGGATTAATGTCAAAAATCATAACCAATAGCGCATTTTagatcattttttttcttttaattgcaCCGTTAAATAGATTTAAGTCATCTTTAATGGGGTGAGCATTTGTATTGGATCGGACCGGCTCTTGGAatgaaactattttataaaatgtgtTGAGGTTTACCAGGTCCAGATGTTATTCCTGGTTCTTAGACGTAAAAGTGAATATTTGAACCGGAGTTGACCGGACTTGCTTTACAGAATTTGGTGAACCTTTGACCGAACATGTTGAAGCTTAACACGTCCTATTCTCTATCCGGTCCGGTCCAAATGTCCAAAATGTCCACCTTTATGTTTAACAGACTAGTTGAACAATTAATTTTTAACTGAAATTTTAGTTAGTAGTTGATAAGTTAGGGCATCCATAAGGACGGACGCAAAAATACATAGTAGGTGTTGTCGTGGTGAAATATATGAAAGATCTTGTATGTTCAaaagtcattatagaatgatattgctaataacgCATAATCATATAGGGTCACAACTTATAGCAAGTTATCAtctattgattatttattagtataaattgattattaataaatatatcagcACTTGcatttaattggaaattattatttaattggaaaattattatttcatgaaaataatattttgttaattgagaatttattatttatggaaataatatttattggagaa includes:
- the LOC111884184 gene encoding uncharacterized protein LOC111884184, which produces MTGVLFRTGSGPIHSSLLPGSARIAVPLRHDSFSGGEKMDFSGLCLEVNNNNSRRRITRAISEPKEINRLRSISTGSQTFPEMLPEVDEESLSDEDVVGSTGTLKFAEKCFDRMSWIPGSGISVEETQFSGVGSGSGRDRDGFGSGGSSSDRERKKIGEYYLQMLKSNPNDPLILRNYGKYLHEVEGDSVKAEEYYGRAILASPGDGELLSLYGKLIWDTEKDGERAKSYFDQAVSASPDDCMVMGSYAQFMWEAEEDEDDEEESGSKVTLLPASQPMVSAF